The Acidobacteriota bacterium DNA segment ATTTGGCCGGTTTGAATCGAAGCTTGAGCAATATCACGGCCAGCTTTTTCGGTCAGCGGTTGAACTGGCCAAAGATTGGCGAACCGATAAATTTCTCCGCCATTTAGAAGCGCTGCTCCTGGTGGCCGATGAAAAATCAATCTTGATGATTTCCGGGACTGGCGACTTGATTGAACCTGATGAACCAATTATGGCGATTGGGTCTGGCGGCCCATATGCCATTGCGGCGGCTCGCGCACTGCTGACTCATACTGAACTTCCGGCACGTGCTATCGCTGAAGAAGCGATGAAAATTGCAGCCGATATTTGCATTTACACGAATCCAAACCTGATTATCGAGGAACTGTAAGCGTCACTCATCTGGCACAGTCATTGCCTTGCCAGTTGATCGGTCGAGCGGTTGAAGGTAGAAAATAGTTGAATTCAAATGGTTTATCAGCTCTGATCTCCGGTCATGAGCCCCTGGTTTT contains these protein-coding regions:
- the hslV gene encoding ATP-dependent protease subunit HslV, giving the protein MVRGSNPSRTPKIRSTTVLAVRRDNKVVMAGDGQVTMGPTVVKSGARKIRRLYNEKILAGFAGSTADAFALFGRFESKLEQYHGQLFRSAVELAKDWRTDKFLRHLEALLLVADEKSILMISGTGDLIEPDEPIMAIGSGGPYAIAAARALLTHTELPARAIAEEAMKIAADICIYTNPNLIIEEL